In the Kwoniella mangroviensis CBS 8507 chromosome 3, whole genome shotgun sequence genome, one interval contains:
- a CDS encoding glucose-6-phosphate isomerase, which translates to MSTGKPATQYKAWKKLQELHSSKQSQLVLKELFNSDSKRFSTYSKEFKASSPDVSILLDYSKNLIDEEVLSTLFNLAREASVESFRDDMFAGKHINTSEDRAVLHVALRNPPADQGGFKINEAGVDEVHGVLQHIKEFSESVRSGSWKGYTGKPIDTVVNIGIGGSDLGPVMVCEALKHYSKRDLKSYFVSNIDGTDLAEVLKLCNTETTLFIVASKTFTTQETITNAESAKAWFLEKAKDQAHVAKHFVALSTNAKAVTAFGISESNMFAFWDWVGGRYSLWSAIGLSIALSIGYDNFQELLNGAHELDKHFKTAPLEENLPVILALVGIWYNDFYGAQTQALLPYDQYLKKFADYFQQGDMESNGKSVTKDGSRVDYETGPIIWGQSGTNGQHAFYQLIHQGTKLIPADFLAPVETLNPISGGKHHEILLSNFFAQPEALAFGKTEQEVREELGPEASKNAALVKSKIFEGNKPTNSILFQKLTPGTLGALVALYEHKIHVQGAIWGINSYDQMGVELGKVLAKNILKQLGNETDVKGHDSSTTGLIHYYQKNRK; encoded by the exons ATGTCAACTGGAAAACCTGCTACTC AATACAaagcttggaagaagcttCAAGAACTTCATTCATCCAAACAATCCCAGCTCGTTCTCAAAGAGCTGTTCAACTCTGATTCCAAGCGATTCTCAACCTACTCAAAGGaattcaaagcttcttcaccagATGTATCAATCTTATTGGATTACTCCAAGAACttgatcgatgaagaggttTTATCCACTCTGTTCAATCTCGCAAGGGAAGCTTCAGTTGAGTCATTCAGAGATGATATGTTCGCTGGTAAACACATCAACACCTCGGAAGATCGAGCGGTATTACACGTAGCGCTCAGAAACCCCCCAGCGGACCAGGGAggattcaagatcaacgaagCTGGTGTAGATGAGGTTCACGGTGTATTACAACATATCAAAGAATTCAGTGAATCAGTCAGATCAGGTTCATGGAAAGGTTATACCGGTAAACCAATTGATACCGTTGTGAATATCGGTATCGGTGGTTCAGACTTGGGTCCAGTCATGGTATGCGAAGCTTTGAAACATTACTCCAAGAGAGATCTCAAATCCTACTTTGTATCCAACATTGACGGTACCGACTTGGCAGAAGTATTGAAGTTATGTAACACCGAGACTACCCTTTTCATCGTTGCCTCCAAGACTTTCACCACCCAAGAAACTATCACGAACGCCGAAAGTGCTAAAGCCTGGTTCTTGGAAAAGGCTaaagat CAAGCCCACGTTGCCAAGCACTTCGTCGCCCTCTCGACCAACGCCAAAGCCGTAACCGCATTCGGTATCTCCGAATCCAACATGTTCGCCTTCTGGGACTGGGTCGGTGGTCGATACTCCCTCTGGTCAGCTATCGGTCTTTCCATCGCGCTTTCAATTGGTTACGATAATTTCCAAGAATTGTTGAACGGCGCTCACGAATTAGATAAACACTTCAAGACTGCTCCTCTTGAAGAGAACTTGCCTGTCATCTTGGCTTTGGTCGGTATCTGGTACAACGATTTCTACG GTGCTCAAACCCAAGCGCTCCTCCCATATGACCAGTACCTCAAGAAGTTCGCCGATTACTTCCAACAAGGTGATATGGAATCTAACGGAAAGAGCGTCACCAAGGATGGTTCCAGAGTAGATTACGAGACcgga CCTATCATCTGGGGTCAGAGTGGTACCAACGGCCAACACGCTTTCTACCAACTCATCCACCAAGGTACCAAGCTAATCCCAGC CGATTTCCTTGCTCCCGTGGAGACTTTGAACCCCATCTCAGGTGGTAAACACCATGAGATCTTGTTATCCAACTTCTTTGCCCAACCTGA AGCCCTCGCTTTCGGTAAGACCGAACAAGAAGTAAGAGAAGAACTCGGTCCCGAAGCATCCAAGAATGCAGCTTTGGTCAAATCCAAGATCTTCGAGGGAAACAAACCTACCAACTCGATCTTGTTCCAAAAGCTCACTCCTGGTACGCTCGGTGCTTTGGTAGCATTGTATGAACACAAGATTCACGTACAAGGTGCTATTTGGGGAATCAACTCTTATGATCAGATGGGTGTGGAACTCGGTAAA GTCCTCGCTAAGAACATCCTCAAACAACTTGGTAATGAGACTGATGTCAAGGGACACGATAGCTCC ACTACCGGTCTTATCCACTACTACCAAAAGAACAGAAAGTAA
- a CDS encoding acetate non-utilizing protein 9, mitochondrial, translating to MRQSLVRLANASPPLPLSVQQASIQLIPPIPLYRRLLRAHRTLPPEMRFMGDSYIKSEFRLTRSTDNPLHIIAFLSQWKLYLDELQQSSGQGREVWRGKKLDTDSFEKLSKEQVGQLYELMHATKDVWKSPEQLEQEAKDAGINSQ from the exons ATGCGCCAGTCACTCGTAAGATTAGCAAATGCCTctccaccactaccactgtCCGTCCAGCAGGCTTCCATACAGCTCATACCCCCTATACC ACTTTatcgtcgtcttcttcgtGCTCACCGTACTCTACCTCCCGAAATGAGATTCATGGGTGACTCATATATCAAATCGGAATTTCGACTTACTCGATCGACAGATAATCCTCTACATATAATCGCTTTCTTATCTCAGTGGAAATTATATCTCGATGAACTACAGCAGTCAAGCGGACAAGGAAGGGAGGTATGGAGAGGTAAGAAATTAGATACGGATAGTTTTGAGAAATTGAGTAAGGAACAAGTAGGTCAACTTTATGAGTTGATGCATGCTACGAAAGATGTTTGGAAATC ACCCGAACAGTTAGAACAGGAAGCGAAAGATGCTGGTATAAACAGCCAATAA
- a CDS encoding isocitrate dehydrogenase [NADP], mitochondrial — protein sequence MGYATATPAGIERIKVKNPVVEIDGDEMTRIIWKKIREELILPYVDVDLKYYDLGMENRDATNDQVTIDSAEAIKKYSVGVKCATITPDEARVKEFNLKEMWRSPNGTIRNILGGTVFREPIILEKIPKPVPGWTQPIVIGRHAFGDQYRSTDFISPGPGKLTLTYTPADGGKPTELNVYDFKGKGVALAMYNTDESIYGFAHASFKMAISKKMTLFMSTKNTILKKYDGRFKDIFEEVYESTYKSEFEKLGIYYEHRLIDDMVAQAIKSSGGFVWACKNYDGDVMSDILAQGFGSLGMMTSELITPDGKTMEAEAAHGTVTRHYRQYQQGQETSTNPVASIFAWTRGLAFRAKLDDTPALGEFAKSLEESCVEVIDKDGIMTKDLALAMKGKNMTRDDWVTTDVYMKKVEERLIEKLKARI from the exons ATGGGATATGCCACTGCCACACCGGCAGGTATCGAGAggatcaaagtgaagaatCCAgtggttgagattgatggtgatgagatgactAGAATCatctggaagaagatcagagaGGAG CTCATCTTACCTTACGTCGACGTTGATCTCAAATATTACGACTTAGGGATGGAGAACCGAGACGCC ACAAACGATCAAGTTACTATCGACTCTGcagaagctatcaagaaGTATTCCGTAGGAGTGAAATGCGCTACTATAACACCTGATGAAGCCAGAGTGAAAGAATTCAACTTGAAGGAAATGTGGAGAAGTCCAAATGGTACT ATCCGAAATATCCTTGGCGGAACTGTATTCAGAGAACCTATCATCCTTGAGAAAATCCCTAAGCCCGTTCCAGGATGGACTCAGCCTATTGTCATAGGAAGACATGCCTTTGGTGATCAG TACCGATCCACAGATTTCATCTCTCCTGGTCCAGGTAAACTCACTCTGACTTACACTCCAGCAGACGGAGGTAAACCCACCGAATTGAATGTATACGATTTCAAGGGAAAGGGAGTAGCTTTGGCAATGTACAATACCGATGAATCTATCTATGGTTTCGCTCATGCTAGTTTCAAGATGGCCATCAGTAAGAAAATGACTTTGTTCATGTCTACcaagaa TACCATCCTGAAGAAATATGATGGCAGATTCAAGGATATCTTCGAAGAGGTCTATGAATC AACCTACAAATCTGAATTTGAGAAACTTGGTATCTACTACGAACACCGATTGATTG ACGATATGGTCGCTCAAGCTATCAAATCCTCAGGAGGATTCGTTTGGGCTTGTAAGAACTACGATGGAGATGTTATG AGCGATATCCTCGCTCAGGGATTCGGTTCCTTGGGAATGATGACCTCTGAACTAATCACACCGGACGGTAAGACGATGGAAGCGGAGGCAGCCCACGGAACAGTCACTCGACATTATAGACAGTACCAACAAGGACAAGAAACTTCCACCAACCCCGTCGCTTCGATCTTCGCTTGGACCAGGGGTTTGGCTTTCAGAGCTAAATTGGATGATACACCTGCGTTAGGGGAATTTGCCAAGTCGTTGGAAGAATCTTGTGTGGAGGTCATTGATAAAGATGGAATAATGACTAAAGATCTTGCGTTGGCtatgaaagggaagaatatGACTAGAGATGATTGGGTGACGACGGATGTGTatatgaagaaggttgaagaaagaCTGATTGAGAAGCTCAAGGCGAGGATATAA